A single region of the Plantactinospora soyae genome encodes:
- a CDS encoding PadR family transcriptional regulator → MSATRMMILGLVRWMQPVHGYDVRRELLSWNADKWANVQPGSIYHALRKLAEEGRLREVATEQVGARPARITYEITPKGEDEFQNLLRGLWWNIGEVVDPFFAAFSFLPALSRDEASAALRNRARSLRSVNDSLRSAMESGWMKQGRPTHVAWMWQLSIARAEGEIAWCERIADLIDAGVPYIPEEFVQMPGWKEFGTLIGENAASTGSGEGEPPSRVQRSERTKPSDAAEESSADE, encoded by the coding sequence GTGTCAGCTACTCGAATGATGATTCTCGGCCTGGTCCGGTGGATGCAGCCGGTGCACGGCTACGACGTACGTCGTGAGCTGTTGAGCTGGAACGCGGACAAGTGGGCGAACGTCCAGCCCGGCTCGATCTACCACGCGCTGCGCAAACTGGCCGAGGAGGGGCGGTTGCGGGAGGTGGCCACCGAGCAGGTGGGTGCCCGGCCGGCGCGGATCACGTACGAGATCACGCCGAAGGGCGAGGACGAGTTCCAGAACCTGCTGCGCGGCCTGTGGTGGAACATCGGCGAGGTGGTCGACCCCTTCTTCGCCGCCTTCTCATTCCTGCCGGCGCTGTCCCGGGACGAGGCGTCGGCGGCGCTCCGCAACCGGGCTCGCTCGCTGCGCTCCGTCAACGACAGCCTGCGGTCGGCGATGGAGTCCGGGTGGATGAAGCAGGGCAGGCCGACCCACGTCGCCTGGATGTGGCAGCTGTCGATCGCCCGTGCGGAGGGCGAGATCGCGTGGTGCGAGCGGATCGCCGATCTCATCGACGCCGGGGTGCCGTACATCCCGGAGGAGTTCGTGCAGATGCCCGGGTGGAAAGAGTTCGGCACGCTGATCGGTGAGAACGCGGCGAGCACCGGGTCCGGGGAGGGCGAGCCGCCGAGTCGGGTCCAGCGTTCGGAGCGGACGAAGCCGTCCGACGCTGCCGAGGAGTCCTCGGCTGACGAGTAA
- a CDS encoding ATP-binding cassette domain-containing protein: protein MIETKGLRKSFRSRQGGSKKAVDAVRGVDLIVAEGEIFGFLGPNGAGKTTTLRMLATLIEPDGGEANLAGVDLRTNPGEVRRKIGYVAQGGSTWDESTAREELVLHARMYGISKVEARQRAERALAAFQLTEYADRKCKTYSGGQRRRVDIALGIIHEPKIVFLDEPTTGLDPQSRAHMWDEIRRLRSEGMTVFITTHYLDEADALCDRIAIMDHGEIVAEGTPAELKREISGDVVLVTVEGTAQDAAKVLETEPYVTKLETSDESGLRLYVNDGARDMPQILRALDTAGIGLSSIELHRPSLDDVFLTKTGRSLRES from the coding sequence ATGATCGAGACAAAAGGGCTGCGGAAGTCGTTCCGCTCCCGACAGGGCGGAAGTAAAAAGGCGGTCGACGCGGTCCGTGGCGTCGACCTCATCGTCGCCGAAGGGGAGATCTTCGGGTTCCTCGGGCCGAACGGCGCGGGCAAGACCACCACCCTGCGGATGCTCGCCACCCTCATCGAGCCGGACGGCGGTGAAGCGAACCTCGCGGGCGTCGACCTCAGGACCAACCCCGGTGAGGTACGACGCAAGATCGGCTACGTGGCACAGGGCGGCAGCACCTGGGACGAGTCGACCGCCCGGGAGGAACTCGTACTGCACGCCCGGATGTACGGCATCAGCAAGGTGGAGGCGCGGCAGCGTGCCGAACGCGCCCTGGCGGCGTTCCAGCTCACCGAGTACGCCGACCGGAAGTGCAAGACGTACTCCGGTGGCCAGCGCCGTCGGGTGGACATCGCCCTCGGCATCATCCACGAGCCGAAGATCGTCTTCCTGGACGAGCCGACCACCGGCCTCGACCCGCAGAGCCGGGCACACATGTGGGACGAGATCCGCCGGCTGCGCTCCGAGGGCATGACCGTCTTCATCACCACGCACTACCTCGACGAGGCGGACGCGCTCTGCGACCGGATCGCGATCATGGATCACGGCGAGATCGTGGCCGAGGGCACCCCGGCCGAGCTGAAGCGGGAAATATCCGGAGACGTGGTGCTGGTCACCGTCGAAGGAACGGCACAGGACGCCGCCAAGGTGCTGGAAACCGAGCCGTACGTCACCAAGCTGGAGACCTCGGACGAGAGCGGACTGCGCCTCTACGTCAACGACGGTGCCCGGGACATGCCCCAGATCCTGCGCGCCCTCGACACCGCCGGCATCGGGCTCAGCTCCATCGAGCT